A single genomic interval of Arctopsyche grandis isolate Sample6627 chromosome 8, ASM5162203v2, whole genome shotgun sequence harbors:
- the LOC143915673 gene encoding uncharacterized protein LOC143915673, whose translation MKLLLVFLIVVGCALAYPRNNRRSSNTQAARLHTARLQTARIQAARLHAVRPQALRRSSAVVRPRRAPIHRTMLISGYYSPYRGQHLRRQGLEPDAAMAAFATGDSVAAGSYLGSNFGPNCVSCDPAVEQDNSELLGAPEADPVEDYPEAPLGLGPVADAPLGLGPVADAPLGLAPVADAPYNEEAVDVPKRRPNKLAEDDDDEEDSYPVKKTKGTNNYFPVMFTVPRTRSGAGGSGGGGGGVTAIANSYSTGKGGVATSHATAYGGAPPKSRKSAPQEDDDE comes from the exons ATGAAACTCCTCCTCGTATTTTTGATCGTCGTTGGGTGCGCTCTCGCCTATCCCAGAAATAACAGAAGATCGTCCAACACTC AAGCAGCTAGATTGCATACAGCCAGATTGCAAACAGCCAGAATACAAGCGGCTAGATTGCATGCAGTCAGGCCGCAAGCCCTGCGCAGATCATCGGCTGTCGTTCGGCCCAGACGAGCTCCGATCCATCGAACCATGCTCATCAGTGGCTATTACAGTCCTTACAGGGGTCAGCACCTGCGCCGCCAAGGATTGGAACCGGATGCAGCCATGGCAGCCTTCGCCACCGGAGATTCAGTAGCGGCCGGTTCTTATCTCGGATCCAACTTCGGACCAAACTGCGTGTCGTGTGATCCAGCAGTCGAACAAGACAACTCAGAGTTGCTCGGAGCACCCGAAGCCGACCCAGTCGAAGATTACCCCGAAGCTCCTCTTGGTTTGGGTCCAGTCGCTGATGCTCCTCTTGGTTTGGGTCCAGTCGCTGATGCTCCTCTTGGTTTGGCTCCAGTCGCCGATGCTCCCTACAACGAAGAAGCAGTAGATGTCCCAAAACGCAGACCGAATAAGCTCGCTGAAGATGACGATGATGAAGAAGACAGTTACCCCGTTAAAAAGACGAAAGGCACCAACAACTATTTCCCCGTCATGTTCACCGTTCCCAGGACAAGGTCTGGAGCTGGTGGATCaggaggtggtggtggtggtgtaacAGCTATTGCCAACAGTTACAGCACTGGAAAGGGTGGTGTAGCCACAAGCCACGCTACAGCCTACGGAGGTGCTCCACCAAAATCCAGGAAAAGCGCTCCACAAGAAGACGACGACGAATAA